The Verrucomicrobiia bacterium genome contains a region encoding:
- a CDS encoding tetratricopeptide repeat protein — translation MKSSTKRLSVLSEKLRKTNSLVKTNKFQEALAELNSLSDAFDATDFSEERAQFNYLRGLVLWRLGEKKQALEPARNALKSYLFLKSFVGVAKSQSLLGYVLIDLGNLEDAEEHLQLAVSSFKLANDWSQAARALNRIAYLYSIRGKLDFANYFNDQARTCAVRANDRYYEQLLGCSRAVHCRLAGDWKSALEKLDDFLNQSKKAADYFSHVFGLINAGHAKFLGNLLKQARDHYLEAIRVASRENLIGSLKVAYEFLAELDIAEGRYAEAEENLKKALEIGERVSPYGTIMTQCWRLMGDLRLAQKEYDRAMEAYATCRSYLIKLPEKLEEGAMYRGMGICHIRKDQFSLAQAAFKKAIEIFEACENDWELAKTYVEAAECGAFALAELRSKLAWAKGIFHELEHPSWEKRVEVLLGHSEPSSNGIPLRLAHEMADRQRVTQALFETGGNISHAAEKLGISRPALHYKIKRYKLAV, via the coding sequence ATGAAATCCTCGACTAAACGGCTCTCCGTACTGTCCGAAAAGCTTAGAAAGACCAATTCCCTGGTCAAAACGAACAAGTTTCAGGAAGCGCTTGCGGAATTAAATTCCTTGTCGGATGCTTTTGACGCAACGGATTTCTCCGAAGAGCGGGCCCAATTTAATTATTTGCGCGGACTTGTCCTCTGGCGGTTGGGAGAAAAAAAGCAGGCCTTGGAGCCAGCTCGAAACGCTTTGAAGTCCTATTTATTTCTGAAGAGTTTCGTGGGAGTAGCCAAATCGCAAAGTTTGCTTGGGTATGTTCTTATCGATTTAGGCAATTTAGAGGATGCGGAAGAGCATTTGCAATTGGCGGTTTCCAGTTTTAAGCTGGCGAACGATTGGTCGCAGGCCGCCAGGGCTTTGAACCGCATCGCTTACCTGTACAGCATTCGTGGAAAGCTGGACTTTGCAAACTATTTCAATGACCAAGCCCGAACCTGCGCCGTTAGGGCCAACGACCGGTACTATGAGCAGTTGTTAGGGTGCAGTCGCGCCGTTCATTGCCGGTTGGCCGGGGATTGGAAATCCGCCCTTGAAAAGTTGGATGATTTTTTGAATCAAAGCAAAAAGGCCGCGGACTACTTCAGCCATGTTTTCGGATTGATTAACGCGGGTCATGCCAAATTTCTTGGCAATCTTTTGAAACAAGCGCGGGATCATTATTTGGAAGCCATCCGGGTCGCAAGCCGAGAGAATTTGATAGGCAGTTTGAAAGTCGCCTACGAATTTTTAGCCGAGCTGGATATTGCCGAAGGGCGGTATGCCGAGGCGGAGGAGAACCTCAAAAAGGCGCTGGAAATCGGCGAGCGAGTCTCCCCGTACGGCACCATTATGACCCAGTGCTGGCGCTTGATGGGGGATTTGCGGCTGGCCCAAAAAGAATACGATCGGGCCATGGAGGCCTACGCCACTTGCCGGAGCTACTTGATTAAACTGCCCGAGAAACTCGAAGAAGGTGCGATGTATCGCGGGATGGGTATCTGCCACATCCGCAAAGACCAGTTCTCGCTGGCGCAGGCGGCATTCAAAAAAGCGATTGAAATTTTCGAGGCGTGCGAAAACGATTGGGAGCTGGCAAAAACCTACGTGGAAGCGGCCGAGTGCGGGGCATTTGCTCTGGCCGAACTCCGCTCCAAGCTCGCCTGGGCCAAGGGGATTTTCCATGAACTGGAACACCCTTCTTGGGAGAAAAGAGTGGAGGTGCTTTTGGGGCATTCTGAACCCTCCTCGAACGGAATCCCGTTACGCTTGGCCCACGAAATGGCCGACCGCCAAAGAGTCACCCAGGCCCTTTTCGAAACCGGAGGAAACATCTCCCACGCGGCCGAAAAGCTGGGGATTTCCCGCCCGGCCCTGCACTACAAAATCAAACGCTACAAATTGGCGGTATAG
- a CDS encoding efflux RND transporter periplasmic adaptor subunit: MKTKTKIFIGIGAGLVILALVLVNLKRSSSSEIKVEAEKLKRTDIVSIVTANGKIKPRTDVKISANISAQIIELPVEEGDRIHRGQLLVRLDPGRYRAAVDQAKAQLKLEKANLDQAEQNFNRIKPLFEKNLASQEQYDQSATQLSVVRARHEAAQHNLEQAEDDLSKTIINSPIDGIVSELRAEKGETVIPGTMNNPGTVIMTVSDLSAIEVEVDVDETDIALVKVDQTAEVSVDAFRDTTFRGRVIEVGSAALAPGAGLGQEQVTNFRVKILLLDKVAGIKPGMTATADIVTAERKNVLAVPIQAVVLRDSSALVKAKEKDKKDSGAFASTPASAPASTAAPKKKKELEGVFVIRDGKAVFVPVVVGIADQTNIEVLSGLQEGDMIITGSYKTLRTLENEAKVKTEEKGKKAS; the protein is encoded by the coding sequence ATGAAAACCAAGACAAAAATCTTCATCGGCATAGGCGCGGGGCTTGTCATTCTGGCCTTGGTGCTGGTCAACCTCAAGCGCTCCTCCTCTTCGGAGATAAAAGTGGAGGCGGAAAAACTGAAGCGGACCGACATCGTCTCCATCGTTACCGCCAACGGCAAAATCAAGCCGCGAACCGACGTCAAAATTTCGGCCAACATTTCGGCCCAGATTATTGAACTTCCGGTGGAGGAGGGGGATCGGATCCATCGCGGCCAGCTTTTGGTCCGGCTGGACCCCGGCCGCTATCGGGCCGCCGTGGACCAGGCCAAGGCCCAGTTAAAGCTGGAAAAGGCGAATCTGGATCAAGCCGAGCAGAATTTTAACCGGATCAAACCGCTCTTTGAAAAAAACCTGGCTTCCCAGGAGCAGTACGACCAATCCGCCACCCAGCTTTCAGTAGTCCGGGCCCGCCACGAGGCGGCCCAGCACAACTTGGAGCAGGCGGAGGATGATTTGTCCAAGACCATAATCAATTCCCCCATCGACGGCATCGTCTCCGAGCTTAGGGCCGAAAAAGGAGAAACGGTGATTCCAGGCACGATGAACAATCCCGGCACGGTGATCATGACCGTGTCCGATTTGTCGGCCATTGAGGTGGAGGTGGATGTGGATGAAACCGACATCGCATTGGTGAAAGTGGACCAGACCGCGGAAGTTTCCGTGGACGCCTTCCGGGACACCACCTTCAGGGGCCGGGTCATAGAAGTGGGAAGCGCCGCCTTGGCTCCCGGCGCCGGTTTGGGACAGGAACAGGTGACCAACTTCCGGGTCAAAATCCTGCTTTTGGACAAAGTCGCCGGCATCAAGCCGGGAATGACCGCCACCGCCGATATCGTCACCGCCGAAAGGAAAAACGTCCTTGCTGTTCCCATTCAGGCCGTGGTGCTGCGGGATTCGTCCGCTTTGGTAAAAGCCAAGGAGAAAGACAAAAAAGACAGCGGGGCATTCGCCTCCACACCGGCTTCCGCCCCGGCTTCAACCGCGGCTCCAAAAAAGAAAAAAGAGCTGGAAGGGGTATTCGTTATCCGGGACGGCAAGGCGGTTTTCGTCCCGGTCGTCGTGGGAATCGCCGACCAGACCAACATCGAAGTGCTATCCGGCTTGCAGGAGGGGGATATGATTATCACCGGCAGCTACAAAACCCTCCGGACGCTGGAGAACGAAGCGAAAGTAAAGACGGAGGAGAAGGGAAAGAAGGCCTCCTGA
- a CDS encoding ABC transporter ATP-binding protein: MLIHIRNLWKTYDMGQAVQVQALRGVDLDIERGEYIAIMGPSGSGKSTLMNLIGCLDTPSEGTYELNGRMVSQLSDDELAFIRNKEIGFVFQTFNLLARATALHNVELPLIYNGTPAGERKKKAQQALAAVDLTDRAHHKPNELSGGQRQRVAIARALVNSPSIILADEPTGNLDSATGAEIMQLFDRLHKQGNTIILVTHEHDIAAYAERSVHLRDGKIEKDERRAA, encoded by the coding sequence ATGTTAATCCATATTCGCAATCTCTGGAAAACGTACGATATGGGGCAGGCCGTTCAGGTGCAGGCCCTGCGGGGGGTGGACTTGGACATCGAACGGGGGGAATACATCGCCATTATGGGCCCTTCCGGTTCGGGAAAGTCGACACTGATGAATCTAATCGGCTGTCTGGACACTCCCTCGGAAGGAACCTACGAGCTGAACGGCCGGATGGTCTCCCAGCTTTCGGATGACGAGCTGGCCTTCATCCGGAACAAGGAGATCGGCTTCGTCTTTCAGACCTTCAACTTGCTGGCCCGGGCGACGGCCTTGCACAACGTCGAACTTCCCCTGATTTACAACGGCACTCCGGCCGGGGAGCGGAAGAAAAAAGCGCAGCAGGCCCTGGCGGCGGTCGATTTAACCGACCGGGCGCATCACAAGCCGAACGAACTCTCCGGCGGGCAGCGGCAAAGAGTAGCCATCGCCCGCGCGCTGGTGAACAGCCCTTCGATTATCCTGGCAGACGAGCCGACCGGGAATTTGGACTCCGCCACCGGGGCAGAGATTATGCAGCTTTTCGACCGGCTTCACAAACAAGGGAACACCATCATTTTGGTCACCCACGAGCACGACATCGCCGCCTATGCCGAGCGGAGCGTGCATCTGCGGGACGGCAAAATTGAAAAGGACGAACGCCGGGCGGCGTAA
- a CDS encoding YIP1 family protein, with the protein MEQAMAAPAAMQPGGDLGFLARWANIYFSPKKVFEAVKARPYWVVPMVLLVLLGTGFYFWTSGARMNDTLEKMRKNENIMAMPAEQRQEIFDRVESQFKSPLWGSVGVLFGIAYFFIAAGILFFVGNIIMGGEARFAQVLGAFVYTGFIGVPEMLVQGLLAAAKGSLNTALSLAAFFPPDQSETFVYRLINGFDIFSIWFISVLIIGLATVYNFKAGKVAAWILPLWVLWKVIAAALAGLGMGF; encoded by the coding sequence ATGGAACAAGCGATGGCGGCCCCGGCGGCCATGCAGCCGGGCGGCGATTTGGGTTTTTTGGCCCGCTGGGCCAATATCTATTTTTCGCCCAAGAAGGTCTTTGAGGCGGTGAAAGCCCGCCCTTATTGGGTGGTACCGATGGTTCTTCTCGTGCTTCTGGGAACCGGATTCTATTTCTGGACCTCCGGGGCGCGGATGAACGACACGTTAGAGAAGATGCGCAAAAACGAAAATATCATGGCGATGCCGGCCGAACAGCGCCAGGAAATTTTCGACCGGGTGGAAAGCCAGTTCAAAAGCCCGCTGTGGGGTTCCGTGGGGGTTCTTTTCGGAATCGCCTACTTTTTCATCGCTGCCGGAATTTTGTTTTTCGTCGGCAACATTATAATGGGAGGGGAAGCCCGCTTCGCCCAGGTTTTGGGGGCCTTCGTGTACACCGGGTTTATCGGCGTCCCGGAAATGCTGGTGCAGGGGCTTTTGGCCGCAGCCAAGGGAAGTTTGAACACGGCTTTGTCGTTGGCTGCCTTTTTCCCGCCCGACCAATCGGAAACTTTCGTCTATCGGTTGATCAACGGCTTCGACATTTTTTCCATCTGGTTCATCTCGGTTTTGATTATCGGCCTGGCCACGGTTTACAATTTCAAAGCCGGCAAGGTGGCGGCTTGGATTCTGCCGCTCTGGGTTCTTTGGAAGGTGATTGCCGCGGCCTTGGCCGGTCTGGGCATGGGTTTTTAA
- a CDS encoding TolC family protein encodes MKRIVLISFCLVFGAVAAWAQVKPLTLNDALSTALEKNFGYRIAEGNWEVAKAEKTGAAGGLLPFVSVGLSYGWTKRGPSSSFTQGLIVVPGSNQTTTTANYSLGLEIRQDLFDGGASFSGYKAASASEAAAREGFRGARQQLVFDVRNSYYSALKAKLLLEVQKDVVKRGEEQLKIAQARYDLGSASLSDVLKARVSYANDQLALISAENSYQVSLANLNSIIGENVNDSIELADTLVPPSELNLGFEEALLKAEKNHPDLLAAQENMKAADWGVQAGRAGLYPSLSLNAGYGWNNRDFSRVTSLFDRDYQWRFGFSIGYNIFDRFSTYQSIKSSQARHSNARETYLQTKSRVALEVKQAFLDMAQAKQKLEVTNQQSESAEEDLNIVQEKYNLGAATILELLDAQVSYKQAKSDQVQALFDYNLAAARLKKSIGEE; translated from the coding sequence ATGAAGAGAATAGTACTCATTAGTTTTTGTCTTGTCTTTGGGGCGGTCGCCGCTTGGGCGCAGGTCAAGCCGCTGACCTTGAACGACGCCCTTTCGACCGCTTTGGAGAAAAACTTCGGCTACCGCATTGCCGAGGGAAACTGGGAAGTGGCGAAAGCGGAAAAAACGGGTGCCGCGGGAGGGCTTTTGCCCTTTGTCTCCGTCGGTTTGTCCTACGGCTGGACCAAGCGGGGCCCTTCCTCCTCCTTTACGCAGGGTCTCATAGTCGTTCCCGGTTCGAATCAGACCACCACCACGGCCAACTACAGTTTGGGGCTGGAGATCCGCCAGGATTTGTTCGACGGAGGGGCTTCCTTCTCCGGTTACAAAGCCGCTTCGGCTTCGGAAGCCGCCGCGCGCGAGGGTTTTCGCGGCGCCCGGCAGCAGCTTGTTTTCGACGTCCGGAATTCCTACTATTCGGCTCTCAAAGCCAAATTGCTTTTGGAAGTCCAAAAAGACGTAGTAAAAAGGGGGGAGGAGCAGTTGAAAATCGCCCAGGCCCGCTACGATTTGGGCTCGGCCTCCCTATCCGACGTTTTGAAAGCGAGGGTTTCCTACGCCAACGACCAGCTGGCCTTGATTTCGGCCGAGAACAGCTATCAGGTTTCGCTGGCCAATCTGAACTCCATCATCGGCGAAAACGTCAATGATTCCATTGAACTGGCCGATACATTGGTGCCTCCGTCCGAGTTGAATTTGGGTTTTGAAGAGGCCCTGCTAAAGGCCGAAAAAAATCATCCCGACTTATTGGCTGCCCAGGAAAATATGAAGGCGGCCGACTGGGGAGTGCAGGCCGGGCGGGCAGGGCTCTATCCATCCTTATCCTTGAACGCCGGCTACGGCTGGAACAACCGGGATTTTTCCCGTGTCACCTCCCTTTTTGACCGGGATTACCAGTGGCGGTTTGGGTTTTCCATCGGCTACAACATTTTTGACCGGTTTTCCACCTACCAGTCGATAAAATCCTCCCAGGCCCGGCATTCCAACGCGCGGGAAACGTACCTGCAGACCAAAAGCCGGGTGGCGCTCGAAGTCAAGCAAGCGTTTCTGGATATGGCTCAGGCCAAACAGAAGCTGGAGGTGACCAACCAGCAATCGGAATCGGCGGAGGAGGATTTGAACATCGTGCAGGAAAAATACAATCTTGGAGCGGCCACCATTCTGGAACTCTTGGATGCCCAGGTGAGCTACAAGCAGGCCAAGTCGGACCAGGTGCAGGCGCTCTTCGACTACAACCTGGCGGCGGCGCGGCTTAAAAAATCAATCGGCGAGGAGTGA
- a CDS encoding ABC transporter permease produces MGKLKTPIWESVKISLTSLRANKLRSILTLVGVIIGVTSIITMVSLISGFNKLVADQLATLGSTTFIVEKFGIILSDDDWFDAMKRKDLTLADYQAVVAGCTECEEVALQKVSNRKVKYGREHFSRVPIVGITPNYMKVVALDDIVDKGQGRVITEFENDHRRQVVILGPELTDKFFPMLDPIGKKVRIGDADFTVVGVPKKRGSFLGDNQDRFAAIPFSVYQKYFSNKLEPWEGLQFYIKARDYPSMEKAQDQVRAILRARRHVPYHAKDDFGMYTAETLMDLFKQVTTGISFTLVGIVSISLLVGGIVIMNIMLVSVTERTREVGVRKALGARRRSILLQFLIESVTLAVVGGTIGIFLGVLLAKVISWTTPIPAAIEPWSIIAGLLVSTGVGVFFGVFPAAKAARLDPIEALRYE; encoded by the coding sequence ATGGGAAAACTGAAAACGCCGATTTGGGAAAGCGTTAAAATCTCGCTTACCTCCCTGCGGGCGAATAAGCTCCGCTCTATTTTGACCTTAGTCGGTGTCATCATCGGCGTCACCTCGATTATAACCATGGTCTCTTTGATTTCCGGTTTCAACAAGCTGGTGGCCGACCAGTTGGCGACTTTGGGCTCCACGACCTTTATCGTAGAAAAATTCGGCATCATTTTGTCCGACGACGACTGGTTCGACGCCATGAAACGCAAGGATTTGACCTTGGCTGACTACCAGGCGGTGGTAGCCGGCTGCACGGAATGCGAGGAGGTTGCGCTGCAAAAAGTTTCCAACCGCAAGGTCAAATACGGGCGGGAGCATTTTTCCCGTGTCCCGATTGTCGGCATCACCCCAAATTACATGAAAGTGGTGGCGCTGGACGACATCGTGGACAAGGGGCAGGGGCGGGTGATCACCGAGTTCGAAAACGACCACCGCCGGCAGGTGGTGATTTTGGGGCCGGAGCTGACCGACAAATTTTTCCCGATGCTCGACCCGATCGGCAAAAAAGTCAGAATCGGCGACGCCGACTTCACCGTGGTGGGAGTGCCCAAAAAGCGGGGTTCTTTTCTGGGAGACAACCAGGACCGTTTCGCCGCCATCCCCTTCAGCGTTTATCAAAAATATTTTTCCAACAAGCTGGAACCCTGGGAAGGGCTTCAGTTTTACATCAAGGCCAGGGATTATCCTTCGATGGAAAAAGCCCAGGATCAGGTGCGGGCCATTCTGCGCGCCCGCCGTCACGTTCCCTACCACGCCAAGGATGATTTCGGCATGTACACGGCGGAAACCTTGATGGATCTGTTCAAACAGGTGACCACCGGGATTTCCTTCACGCTGGTAGGCATCGTTTCCATTTCCCTTCTGGTCGGCGGCATCGTGATTATGAACATCATGCTGGTTTCCGTCACCGAGCGGACCCGCGAAGTCGGCGTCCGCAAGGCCCTCGGCGCCCGCCGCCGCTCGATTTTGTTGCAATTTTTGATTGAATCGGTCACCCTCGCGGTGGTGGGCGGCACAATTGGGATTTTTCTGGGGGTTTTATTGGCCAAAGTGATTTCCTGGACCACCCCGATACCGGCCGCCATCGAGCCCTGGTCGATAATCGCCGGGCTTTTGGTTTCCACCGGCGTGGGGGTTTT